A DNA window from Chelativorans sp. AA-79 contains the following coding sequences:
- a CDS encoding cytochrome c oxidase assembly protein — MAVHILAMNVAAPALVLAWRLVAPPRVKPPDARWIGPAAALQVGLLWVWHLPLPLAFAYSVTGGEVLMHLSLFAAALWFWRAVLDEAEAARWRALGALLLTGKLFCLLGVLLTFAPRSLYLRAAELCLGGRIAPEALLADQQLAGLMMLVACPLVYVLAGIIIAARWLREIESRKPTYLPEGNG; from the coding sequence ATGGCTGTCCACATCCTGGCGATGAATGTCGCAGCCCCCGCGCTCGTGCTCGCCTGGCGTCTTGTCGCCCCTCCCCGCGTGAAGCCGCCCGATGCGCGGTGGATCGGGCCGGCCGCGGCTCTGCAGGTCGGGCTGCTCTGGGTCTGGCACCTCCCCCTGCCGCTGGCCTTCGCCTACTCGGTGACTGGAGGAGAGGTGCTGATGCATCTCTCGCTTTTCGCCGCCGCGCTGTGGTTCTGGAGAGCGGTGCTCGACGAGGCGGAGGCTGCGCGCTGGCGCGCGCTGGGTGCCCTCCTCCTCACCGGAAAGCTCTTCTGCCTGCTCGGCGTGCTGCTGACCTTCGCGCCGCGCTCGCTCTATCTCAGGGCGGCCGAGCTTTGCCTCGGCGGCCGCATCGCCCCTGAGGCGCTGCTCGCCGATCAGCAGCTTGCCGGACTGATGATGCTGGTGGCCTGCCCTCTGGTCTATGTGCTCGCCGGCATCATCATTGCCGCACGCTGGCTGCGTGAGATCGAAAGCCGCAAGCCGACCTATCTGCCCGAAGGGAACGGTTGA
- a CDS encoding efflux RND transporter periplasmic adaptor subunit: MSWWKQALLCFFILAAAAGAWYQFFPGSRQMVADLGLVQAPAEAAPTSEDRQGGMARRRGGGMQAAIVSAPVASATINDRFTAIGNGKALHTVAVRPYTSGRLTEILVEPGAEVEAGDAIARMDSESERIAVDRAQIALDDARTTLERVNALRSSNTATAVQQTEAELAVRNAELALREATLALERRDIVAPIGGTVGILPVSPGDYVTSSDEIATIADRSQILVDFWVPERFARLLEVGMPLWAESIARSDERYEGTVSAIDNEVDTASRTLHVQGRIANPADTLRSGMAFRVTMRFPGESYPAVDPLAVQWSTEGAYVWVVREGAARRLPVRIIQRNSDSILVDGVFADGDYVVVEGVHAVREGQPIAVAGNEEGAGTPPAPRG; encoded by the coding sequence ATGTCCTGGTGGAAGCAGGCCCTCCTATGTTTCTTCATTCTCGCGGCCGCCGCCGGGGCCTGGTACCAGTTCTTCCCCGGGTCGCGCCAGATGGTGGCCGACCTGGGCCTGGTGCAGGCACCGGCCGAAGCCGCCCCCACGAGTGAGGATCGGCAAGGCGGCATGGCGCGCCGGCGCGGGGGCGGCATGCAGGCCGCCATCGTCTCGGCCCCGGTCGCCAGCGCCACGATCAACGACCGCTTCACCGCCATCGGCAACGGCAAGGCGCTTCATACGGTCGCGGTCCGGCCCTATACGTCAGGCAGGCTGACGGAGATCCTCGTCGAACCAGGGGCCGAAGTGGAAGCGGGCGACGCCATCGCGCGGATGGATTCGGAATCCGAGCGCATCGCCGTCGACCGCGCGCAGATCGCGCTCGACGATGCCCGCACGACGCTGGAGCGCGTCAACGCGCTGCGCTCTTCCAACACCGCCACCGCCGTCCAGCAAACGGAGGCCGAGCTTGCCGTTCGCAATGCCGAGCTCGCGCTGCGTGAAGCCACGCTGGCGCTCGAGCGGCGCGATATCGTGGCGCCCATCGGCGGCACCGTCGGTATCCTGCCCGTCTCGCCGGGGGATTACGTCACCTCCTCCGACGAGATCGCCACCATCGCCGACCGCTCCCAGATCCTGGTCGATTTCTGGGTGCCCGAGCGCTTCGCGCGGCTTCTGGAGGTCGGCATGCCGCTTTGGGCGGAGTCGATCGCCCGCTCCGACGAGCGGTACGAGGGCACCGTCAGCGCCATCGACAACGAGGTCGACACGGCAAGCCGCACCCTGCACGTGCAGGGCCGCATCGCGAACCCCGCCGATACGCTGCGTTCGGGCATGGCGTTCCGCGTCACCATGCGCTTCCCGGGCGAGAGCTACCCGGCGGTGGATCCGCTCGCGGTGCAGTGGAGCACCGAAGGCGCCTATGTCTGGGTCGTGCGGGAAGGGGCTGCGCGGCGCCTGCCCGTGCGCATCATCCAGCGCAATTCCGACAGCATCCTGGTCGACGGGGTGTTCGCCGACGGCGACTATGTGGTGGTGGAAGGCGTGCATGCCGTGCGCGAAGGCCAGCCGATCGCCGTTGCGGGCAATGAAGAAGGCGCCGGCACGCCGCCTGCCCCCAGGGGCTGA